The nucleotide sequence tttattttctgttttctttttttgagacggagtcttgttctgtcgtccaggctggagtgcaatgacacggtcatgggtcactgcagccttgacctcccgggctccagcaatactcctgcctccctgcctcaaCCTGggacctgagtagctgggactacaggcgtgcgccaccattcctggctaatttttttatttttatttttatagggatggggatctccttatgttgtccaggctggtcttgaactcctgggctcaagctatcctcccacccaGGAcgccaaaagtgctgggattataggtgtgagtcactacatCCAGCTCCTCCCCTCAAACTTCTGTGCAAAAAGTGCTCCCTTCCCAGAGGAGGGGCTCCATCTGTGTGTAAGGTGGCCTCTTCCTCTGCGTGTTCTCTGGGTCTTTTCAGCCTTGTGGTCCAGTGTCCAGCACAGCCATGCTGACTGGGTGACGAGACAGGGATGATGGAGAGTTCGGGGGGGTCCCGGGCAGAGGAGGCTGGGGCCACCTCTGGAGGGTGTCCTGCTGTTCCTGTTGGCCATAGCCGCACTCGCAGGGCCTTCCTGTGCCCCCTTTCCCCAGGCAGGGGCAGCCTCAGCTTCCGTCCACTTTCTCCTGCAGACGGCGAGGGGACGGACCTGTTTGCCGTGGCTGTCCATGAGTTTGGCCACGCCCTGGGCCTGGGCCACTCCTCAGCCCCCAACTCCATTATGAGGCCCTTCTACCAGGGTCCGGTGGGCAACCCTGACAAGTACCGCCTGTCTCCGGATGACCGTGATGGCCTGCAGCAGCTCTATGGTAGGAGGAGAGGGACCCGCCGTGAAACCATCATTGCCCCATCCAGTGTCCTCTGCAGCAGGCCAGGGGACCCACACTTGCTTGACTCTTTCCCCACAGGGAAGGCACCCCAAACCCCATATGACAAGCCCACAAGGAAACCCCTGGCTCCTCCTCCCCGGCCCCCAGTCTCACCCCCAGACAGGTGAGTCCCCCACTAAATGGGTGACCTTGGGTGACCAGCTGCCCAGCCTCAGTGTCCTCTGAGATGGGGATGGTGGGTGTCTCCGCCTTGGAGGAAACAAGCCCCCTACCCCGCtcacctttcctttcctccccagcCCATCCTTCCCCATCCCTGATCGATGTGAGGGCAATTTTGACGCCATCGCCAACATCCGAGGGGAAACTTTCTTCTTCAAAGGTGAGTCATTTCATGTGGCCTCATGTATGTTGGCTTCCTGCCCACTTCAGTGACCCACTGGGGTTGTGGACTTACCCTGGAAGTggaacttttttcttcttctttgagacggagtcttgctttgttgcctgggccaaagtgcagtggtgtgatcatggctcactgcagcctcaaaatacggggatcaagtgatcttcccacctcagccttcctagtagctgggaccacaggcacatgccaacatgccttgctagtaatttatttttttattttgtagagatggggtctcactatattgcccaggctggtctcaatctcctggctcaagtgagtctccattgtcagcctcccaatgtgctggcattacaggtctgagccaccaggCACGGCCCTGGGACTTTTAGTGCTAAAAAGGGAAAAGTCCCAGGCAGGCCAGGATGGGCTGGTCACCCTAGATCCATTGCGCCCTTGATTTCCAGATGGGACCCCTCCCTACCCAGCCACACACGCTGCGGGAGGAGACCTCCTGCTGTCTCATGCCTTCCTGTGAACCCCTTTGTGCCCTGCAGGCCCCTGGTTCTGGCGCCTCCAGCCCTCTGGACAGCTGGTGTCCCCGCGGCCTGCGCGGCTGCACCGCTTCTGGGAGGGGCTGCCTGCCCAGGTGAGGGTAGTGCAGGCCGCCTATGCCCGGCACGGAGACGGCAGAATCCTTCTCTTCAGCGGTGAGTGGGGCCGGCCGTGGAGCGCGCTGGGGCCGGCGCGGGGAGCCCACGCTGACCTCCCGGCCTCCGCTCTGCAGGGCCCCAGTTCTGGGTGTTCCAGGACCGGCAGCTGGAGCGCGGGGCGCGGCCGCTCACGGAGCTGGGGCTGCCCCCCGGGGAGGAGGTGGATGCCGTGTTCTCGTGGCCACAGAACGGGAAGACCTACCTGGTCCGCGGCCGGCAGTACTGGCGCTACGATGAGTCGGCGGCGCGCCCGGACCCTGGCTACCCTCGCGACCTGAGCCTCTGGGAAGGCGCGCCCCCCTCCCCTGACGATGTCACCGTCAGCAACGCAGGTGGGAAGCGCGGTGACCTGCGGGTTACTGGGCCTGGCGTGGGGAGAGGGGTGTGGGGAATGGGGACATGGAGACCACCCTGCGGGGATGGGGGTCCTTGGGCAGCAGGGagggggggcggggcggggcgggaccGGGACTCAAGCTCTGCTCTCCCAGGTGACACCTACTTCTTCAAGGGTGCCCACTACTGGCGCTTCCCCAAGAACAGCATCAAGGCCGAGCCGGACGCCCCCCAGCCCATGGGTCCCAACTGGCTGGACTGCCCCGCCCCAAGTTTTGGTCCCCGCGCCCCCAGGCCCCCCAAAGCGACCCCCGAGTCCAGAGCCTGCGATTGTCAGTGCGAGCTCAACCAGGCCGCAGGACGGCGGCCCGCTCCCCTCCCGCTGCTCCTCTTGCCCCTGCTGGTGAGGGTTGTCGCCTCCTGCTGATGGGGGGAGCGATCCAGACGGAACAGCGCCCGCCACGGCCGAGTCCCCCGCAGCTGGACCTGGTCGGGGGTTGTGAGGCGCTGGGCGGAGGCCCCTTGTCTGTTCCCACAGACTGGGGCTTGGGCGCGGACTAAGCGGGGTGGATCTCCCGCGCAGGGGCGGCGGCAGCGGGGACTGGTCGCCCTGGCGCTGGGCTCAGTCTCCGCGGGATCTCCCGCCCCCTGCGATGCCACCTGAACCGGCCGCCAgggggcgcgcgcgcgcgcgctggGTCCACGTGTCGGTCGCCGCCCCCGTCGTTCCCTCGCGGCAGCCGCCCGGGGGATAGGACCGAGCCCGGGGAGGACAAGGGGCGGGCCTGCGGCCTCACCCGGAGGGTCGGCGGTCCCTGGCCGCGAGCTGCCCCCGAAGGACTGTCCTTTTCCAGGAAAAGGCAGCTTTTCTCGGAGCGCAGTCCCGGGACTCTCCGCAGCCCCGCCCTGcctggccactgtgcctggcgttCCTGGGTCGTTAGAGGACAGGCTTTACTGCGAAGCTGGGCCCTGCCCTCTCCCACCCGCAGTTTCTCACCCCGTTCTGCTCCCACGATGCCCCTCTACAGTCATTGCCACATTGGTGGGAACCTGGGACCCAGACCCGGAACCAGCCCAGATACCACCCTTGAGGACCCATGCGCCACGTCCTGGGTGGTGGCATCAGTGGCTGGAGGGATGATCCTTGCTCTCCAGACCCTGTTAACCTTGTTTCCATTCCTCCCCTGCcgcccatctcctcctcctcaggcCACCCAGCCTGGGCACCTCCCTGGGCCCAGAACTGCCTCCCATTGAATGGAGCACCCTTCTATCCCCAAGAACCCCTTCCCTGCTTGCACCCTGGAGAGAACAGCTTAACTCCCATCAACTCAATGCTGGTGGAAAGACAGGGACGGaaccgtggctcaagcctggtcATTGCCCCCTAAGCACTCTCTCCTGGAAGGCCTTAGTTCTAGAGTGAGGGGTGGGTGGAACCTGGGGGCACCTGATTCACCCTGTCCCTACTCCCCACAGTTTTAGGATCTAAATGATTGCCTCTGGAACTATTTTTCTAGGCTATCCCACATCAGGATCACTGGGAAATTTAAGTTTGCAGATCCCACACCTCACCCTGAATCCTCACTCAGGGTGGggtcaggaatctgcattttaactagTTGCGGGGATTGTGGGGGGCAGTAGCTGACTGTCTTGTGGTGTTTCTGTGGCTCTGAAGTGTTCCCCCATCCCAGGACCAATCTCTTCATATCTTCTCTACAGAGCCACACTGACGGCCTGACCCCCATGGGTAGTCACTTGGGGGCCACTTCCTAAGTTGCTGTCCAGCCTCCGTGACCCCCTAGTGCTTCCTGGAGCTGAGGCTGTGGGCAGCCATCCCCGCGACCAGGGAAGGGGTTCCCCCAATTTCTCATACAAACAGATCAGCAtgaggacagaggcaggagaCTTTGGTCAGTCAGTTACCTGGGAATTCTGGGCTGCTGGGAAATGATTTGGGCCTCTGTCGGTTTCTTTTCCATGTATGAGGAGggagaaatgtgtattttagaaACTTATTCATCCTAGTCaggacaataaaaatgaatggacAAAAAGCCCTTTCATTCTTCTGAGCATTGATGGACTTAGGGAGAAATGTGGTGGCAGGAACTGGACGACCTGAATCTCCCTGCTTTGCAGAAGAAGGAATCCAGGGTTGATGGAGAATCTAAGAAGGAAgagtggggctgggtgtggtggcttacaccttaatcttagcattttgggagaccaaggcaggcagatcatttgaggtcaggaatttgagaccagcctggccaacatgcagaaatcccatctccactaaaaatagaaaaaaaaattaaccaggcatggtggtgcatgtctgtaatcccagctattaaggaggctgagacaggagaatctcttgaacctgggagagggaggttgcagtgagccaagatctcatgattgcactccagcctgggcaacagagcgagactccgtctcaaaaaaaataataataaaataaaataaaaagaagaagaagaaaaagaagaaagaagagtggGAGGAAGAAGTAGAGAGGAACCCAAAAGTTGGTTATGGGGCACCTGGAGGACAGTCGGCCACTGTGGAATTGAGACTGCCTCATGGCTCCATGTAGACTTCCAGagcctttaaaattttataactgCTACACAAAAATGTCATGtcaaagcaattatttttattttttaaatggtctcataatcaaaatttcaaacttttgtgcttcaaaggacatcatCCAGAAAGTtggaaagaggctgggcgcagtggctcatgcctataatccaaacacttcgggaggtcaaagtaggaggatggctggagcccaggatttcaagaccagcctgggcaacatagtgagaccttgtctctacaaaataatccaaaaattagccgggcgtggtggcgactcgtgtctgtagtcccagctacttagaaggctaagaggagagaatcacttgaaggcgGGAAGTCTTGGCAAcgatgagctgtgatcacaccactgcgctccaccctgggcaacagatctgtctcaaaaaaaaaaaaaaaaaaaaaaaaaaaaggccgggtgcggtggctcacacctgtaatccaggcactttgggaggctgatgcagtcGTTTGAGAGGCAGGTGtcacttgaggtcgagagtttTAGACcaactggccaatatggtgaaaccccgtttctactaaaaatacaaaaattagccgggtgtggtggcgcatgcttgtaatcccagttacttgggaggctgaggcaggaaaatcgcttgaactcgggagttggaggttgcagtgagccgagatcacgccatggcacaccagcctgggcgaccaagcaagactgtatccaaaaaaaaaattgtcacatGATACCATTTCAGCCCACTAAGATAGCTAGAATTAAAAAGACGCAGAGCATAACAAATGTttctgaggatgtggagaaacaggaaccctcgcacactgctgctgggaatgtaaaatgacagacattttgaaaaatggtCTGGCTGTTCCTCAAAAGGATAAAAACACATTTACCATGTAACCCAGCTATTCTTCTCCTTCATACATatccaagagaagtgaaaacatatgtctGCACAGAAACTTGTGCGtgaatgttcacagtagcattatgcagcatagccaaaaagtggaaagaacCCAAGTGTCCTTTGACGGGTAAATGGAGAAACCGCTTGTGGTCTATCCACACagtagaatattatgcagccagaaaaaaggaatgaaggactGATCCATgttacaacacagatgaacctcaaGAACACGATGCTCAGTGAAAGACACTAGACACAGAAGGTCACCTAGTATGTAATTCTACTTACAGGAAACGTGTGGGGGAGACGCATCCATTGAGTGAGAAAGCAGATGAGGCctgactcagtggctcacgcctgtaatctcagcacttcgggagaccgaggcagacagatcacttgaggtcaggagttcgagactccttggcaacatggtgaaaccccgtctctactaaaagtacaaaaattagctggttgttgtggcatgtgcctgtaatcccagctactcgggaggctgagtcaggagaattgcttgaacccgggaggcagaggttgcagtgagttgaaatcgtgccactgcactccagcctagacaacagaggaagactctaagaaaaaaaagaaaaagtaaaagaaagtagatgagtggttgTCCAGGGAAATGAGGACTGGTGGTGATCTCAGAGGGGCAGAATTTCTCTtagaagtgatgaaaatgttctaaatggGTTGTGGTGATAGCTGCACAGTTCTGTGCTTTAAATTGCACAGGTCAGTGAGTGAATTGCTTTGCCTGTGAATTGCATCACCGTAAAGCTATAAAAACAaggtacaggccgggcgcggtggctcacgcctgtaatcccagcactttgggaggccgaggcgggcggatcacaaggtcaggagatcgagaccacggtgaaaccccatctctactaaaaatacaaaaaaattagccgggcgcggtggcgggcgcctgtagtcccagctactcaggaggctgaggcaggagaatggcgtaaacccaggaggcggagcttgcagtgagccgagattgcgccactgcactccagcctgggcgacagagagagactccgtctcaaaaaacaaaaaacaaaaaaaacaaaaaaacaaggtacAGTCTGGATGGATCCCAAGATGCCTTCGGATGGTGGCCTTTGTGAGAGTCATGGAGGGTCTAGGATTGGGGGGCATGGAGAGACAGTCTCTTGGAGCTGAAGCCTAGAGCATGACTTAGCTGGTGCAGGAGTGGCCTCCTTCTCTCCTGCCCTGGGAGAGGCTCCGCCCACTACTCCCCACTTCCCCCATGAAACCAGCTGTGTCTTTGTGCCAGGAAGACTGGGTGTAGAAGGTGACTGTCTCAGTGGAGCTGGGTCATCTCAGGTGGGGAGTTGGGGTTTCTGAAGGTGAGGACCCTCTGGGGAGGAGGGTGCTTCTCTGAGACACTTTTCCTCACACCTGTTCCTCGCCAGCGGGCCCTGGCTCCTGGAACTTTTGGCCACCATGTGCTTCATGAAGGTGAGTGAGAGGCTGCATGTGTTTTGTGGGCATGTCTGAAAACAGACCGTAAGGGTGCGGGTGCCCTCAGTATTTCCCGAGGTGCCTGTGTGTCAGGGCTCAGTCAGGGACGCCCAGTGGCAGGAGGATAGTGATGGGGTGAGAGTGTCACTGGAGGCGCTGGAGGTCACATCTGTCGGGGGCGCTGGAGAATGGCAGGGGTGCAGATGAGAGGGAGCACCTGTCCCAGGAGCCCCTCACAGCGCAGAAAgcccagggcagggatggggcaGGGCTCTCCTGGAAACGACTCAGAGAACGATCCTCTCAGAGGCTGGCTCAGCTGGGCAGGCCCAAGAGTAGGGCCTGTGTGGGTCCGGgtgtctcttcctcctttcctgggTTCCCTCCGACCTCTCATTCTCTACCACTGCCCCACCCCAAATGTGAGGCACAGCACACCCTCCAGGGAGCTCTGCGGCCTGTGCCAatgggtgaaaccctgtctctactaaaaatataaaaattagctgggagtggtggcgtacacctgtaatctccactactagaggggctgaggtggagaatcgcttgaacccaggaggtggaggttgtgctgAGCAGAGATTGCACGATTGCTCTCTAGCTcgagcaacaagaatgaaactccatctcacaacaaaacaaaacaaagcaaaacaaacaagaaaagcgtcagatctcgtgagaactcactcgctttcaccagaacagcatggtgggaagtgcccccatgatccaatcacctcctaccacgtccttcccttgacatgtggggattacaattccagatgagatttgggtgggacacagagccaaaccgtctCAATTGCACCCCGGATGTGCTGACCCCTGTGATTTCCCCAAGTGTGGGACACCCGGCTGCATAATTTGTGGTAGTGGGGTACTGCACTCATGCTTTCccctgaaaacaataaaataaaataacagttgCTTAAATGGAATCAGGTGCGTATCTCCAGGCTTCTCTGACAGGCAGGCACAGGGAGGCAGGGGGCCCAGTAGTGACAGCAGAGACTGTGGCTCCGATGGACCTACCCAGGTTCTAGATGTGGAAGAGCAAGGCCAGGCCCCTGACTTTCTTACTGATAATGGTGCATGGGTCTCCATGCCCTAGTGGGTTGGTTGAGGACTAGAGGATTTCAGCCTGGTGTGTCCTTGATCACAGAGCTGGAAGCACAGAACTCCTCCCTGATCGCCACCCCTGGGCCCCCGGCGTGAGGGGACTTTGGCCCCCACATCTTTCTTGTCATGACTCCCTCTTCCGTCCTCATCCCCCGGGCAGGCCTGGGGCCACAAATTCTCCTTGGTTTTCTCCCAAGATCAAGGGccccaggggctgaggcagaggggACTCCGGAGTCCCCCACCAGGCCCTGGTTTCAGGGGAGAGGCAAGAAGGCAGGGGTCAGATCTCTGGATCAGCACCCTGCAGTTGCAAAGCCCGGGGCAGCCAGGAGGAACAACTGGGAGGGCACTTCTCACCATTTCGGAGGCCACGCTCAACTGGCCCTGCAGAGGCTCCCGTCGTCCTCCACTTCCTGCCTCTGCTTACTCACACAGACCAGCCTACCCCATTTAGGGGAGGCTTGGCAGCCAGCAGCAGCTGGTGAGATAAAGATAGGGTTGGGGGCCCTGTCCTGTTCTGTCCCATCCTATCCTGGGGTTCCATGACTCTTGCCTTtgggctgaggaggaaggaggaaggggaaatgggCCACGGCTTGGGGAAGAGCAAACACCCACAGGGAGGCTCCCTGAGCAGCTCTCCTAGGGCTGAGCCTGCGGTCTGGGAGGGACACTGGGGTGTGCTCAAGGGTGTGGGGGGCTTGGGGACCAGGAACACTGCTGGAGGTCAGTATGCCCCTCCCTGGTCTGCCTTTTCAGAGCATTGGATGCAATCTTGAGTTTCGGAGCAAGCCCTCCTTGGCTCCAACCTAGAGCCCAGCCGGGGAAACAGCAGGACAGCAACCCTGACAGTCACCTTTGGTGGCCCTGGTCACTCTGAGGGGCCCTGCTTGCTTCCAGCCCCTGTCCCAGCAGCTCCTGCAGGGCTGAGGGAGGTGACCAGGGGGAAGGAAAGGTGTCGCCAGGCTCTCTGGACCCTGCTGCCCCCAGCCTTCCTGAGGAAGGAGGCAGCTGGATCCAGAGTTCTCTCTGCAGAGCCTCAAAGGGCCCCACAGGCTTTCTTCCTCCGCATCCTGCAGAAACCTCTGATGTCCCTTTATCCTGGAAGGACTGTCTCTGGCCTGAGACCCCAGCTCTGAGGGGCCGCCCATGGCCCAACCCTGGCCCCGCCTCTCGTTACCCTGTGCCACATGCTGGGATCTCCTGTCCACCACTgctctagttttttgttttgtttagtttttctgagacagagtttcactcttgttgcccaggctggagtgcaatggcacaatctctgcctcctgggttcaagcaattctcctgcctcagcctcccaagtagctgggattacaggcatatgtcaccatgcccggctaattttgtatttttagtacagacgcggtttctccatgttggcc is from Macaca fascicularis isolate 582-1 chromosome 20, T2T-MFA8v1.1 and encodes:
- the MMP25 gene encoding matrix metalloproteinase-25 isoform X1; protein product: MRLRLRLLALLLPLLPPPARAPKPSAQDVSLGVDWLTRYGYLPPPNPAQAQLQSPAKLRNAIKVMQRFAGLPETGRMDPETVATMRKPRCSLPDVLGVAGLVRRRRRYALSGSVWKKRTLTWRVRSFPQSSQLSQETVRVLMNYALMAWGMESDLTFHEVDSSQGQEPDILIDFARAFHQDSYPFDGLGGTLAHAFFPGEHPISGDTHFDDEETWTFGSTDGEGTDLFAVAVHEFGHALGLGHSSAPNSIMRPFYQGPVGNPDKYRLSPDDRDGLQQLYGKAPQTPYDKPTRKPLAPPPRPPVSPPDSPSFPIPDRCEGNFDAIANIRGETFFFKGPWFWRLQPSGQLVSPRPARLHRFWEGLPAQVRVVQAAYARHGDGRILLFSGPQFWVFQDRQLERGARPLTELGLPPGEEVDAVFSWPQNGKTYLVRGRQYWRYDESAARPDPGYPRDLSLWEGAPPSPDDVTVSNAGDTYFFKGAHYWRFPKNSIKAEPDAPQPMGPNWLDCPAPSFGPRAPRPPKATPESRACDCQCELNQAAGRRPAPLPLLLLPLLVRVVASC
- the MMP25 gene encoding matrix metalloproteinase-25 isoform X2, with the protein product MGRCGRRMSRASAKTPWHAQACVPGAKGALKSSGERPQPRALKDPETVATMRKPRCSLPDVLGVAGLVRRRRRYALSGSVWKKRTLTWRVRSFPQSSQLSQETVRVLMNYALMAWGMESDLTFHEVDSSQGQEPDILIDFARAFHQDSYPFDGLGGTLAHAFFPGEHPISGDTHFDDEETWTFGSTDGEGTDLFAVAVHEFGHALGLGHSSAPNSIMRPFYQGPVGNPDKYRLSPDDRDGLQQLYGKAPQTPYDKPTRKPLAPPPRPPVSPPDSPSFPIPDRCEGNFDAIANIRGETFFFKGPWFWRLQPSGQLVSPRPARLHRFWEGLPAQVRVVQAAYARHGDGRILLFSGPQFWVFQDRQLERGARPLTELGLPPGEEVDAVFSWPQNGKTYLVRGRQYWRYDESAARPDPGYPRDLSLWEGAPPSPDDVTVSNAGDTYFFKGAHYWRFPKNSIKAEPDAPQPMGPNWLDCPAPSFGPRAPRPPKATPESRACDCQCELNQAAGRRPAPLPLLLLPLLVRVVASC
- the MMP25 gene encoding matrix metalloproteinase-25 isoform X4, with translation MRKPRCSLPDVLGVAGLVRRRRRYALSGSVWKKRTLTWRVRSFPQSSQLSQETVRVLMNYALMAWGMESDLTFHEVDSSQGQEPDILIDFARAFHQDSYPFDGLGGTLAHAFFPGEHPISGDTHFDDEETWTFGSTDGEGTDLFAVAVHEFGHALGLGHSSAPNSIMRPFYQGPVGNPDKYRLSPDDRDGLQQLYGKAPQTPYDKPTRKPLAPPPRPPVSPPDSPSFPIPDRCEGNFDAIANIRGETFFFKGPWFWRLQPSGQLVSPRPARLHRFWEGLPAQVRVVQAAYARHGDGRILLFSGPQFWVFQDRQLERGARPLTELGLPPGEEVDAVFSWPQNGKTYLVRGRQYWRYDESAARPDPGYPRDLSLWEGAPPSPDDVTVSNAGDTYFFKGAHYWRFPKNSIKAEPDAPQPMGPNWLDCPAPSFGPRAPRPPKATPESRACDCQCELNQAAGRRPAPLPLLLLPLLVRVVASC
- the MMP25 gene encoding matrix metalloproteinase-25 isoform X3, yielding MQRFAGLPETGRMDPETVATMRKPRCSLPDVLGVAGLVRRRRRYALSGSVWKKRTLTWRVRSFPQSSQLSQETVRVLMNYALMAWGMESDLTFHEVDSSQGQEPDILIDFARAFHQDSYPFDGLGGTLAHAFFPGEHPISGDTHFDDEETWTFGSTDGEGTDLFAVAVHEFGHALGLGHSSAPNSIMRPFYQGPVGNPDKYRLSPDDRDGLQQLYGKAPQTPYDKPTRKPLAPPPRPPVSPPDSPSFPIPDRCEGNFDAIANIRGETFFFKGPWFWRLQPSGQLVSPRPARLHRFWEGLPAQVRVVQAAYARHGDGRILLFSGPQFWVFQDRQLERGARPLTELGLPPGEEVDAVFSWPQNGKTYLVRGRQYWRYDESAARPDPGYPRDLSLWEGAPPSPDDVTVSNAGDTYFFKGAHYWRFPKNSIKAEPDAPQPMGPNWLDCPAPSFGPRAPRPPKATPESRACDCQCELNQAAGRRPAPLPLLLLPLLVRVVASC